One stretch of Toxoplasma gondii ME49 chromosome XI, whole genome shotgun sequence DNA includes these proteins:
- a CDS encoding hypothetical protein (encoded by transcript TGME49_313385): protein MVQAPLKKKKPGGGNAHTARKNKPQKPVAVEKNRKVAHMLRNKKKAVGVTQIEASLSAIARGNMEDVKLVGGEEGKNAKSQNKKA, encoded by the exons ATGGTTCAGGCACCActcaagaaaaagaagcctGGTGGTGGTAACGCTCATACAGCCAGGAAGAACAAGCCACAGAAACCTGTTGCGGTAGAAAAGAACCGCAAAGTGGCACACATGCTGCGTAAC aaaaagaaggctGTTGGTGTGACACAAATCgaagcgtctctctcagctATTGCCAGAGGCAACATGGAAGACGTGAAACTAgttggaggcgaagaaggcaagaaCGCAAAGAGTCAAAATAAGAAAGCTTGA
- the RPL6 gene encoding ribosomal protein RPL6 (encoded by transcript TGME49_313390) translates to MSGNCQATLGFLPIASHSRAKVCFCVDCGTAADVFFFPAPLRALPTLRRVSLLRCISFPHSTRGCEHRVVTGSDLLFVAVSFRFAFPVKMAPTAAALAKKRLRTRKPKRQLYKSPAGAAKRMAKLRSSITPGTVLILLSGGHRGKRVVFLKQLAPSGLLLVTGPFKVNGVPLRRVNQRYVIATTTKVDISGVDVSSIKDEQFGASKKEKFAERKLRKKQDEGMFVQQSDSKAKQALPAQFKQLQDSVDKALLASLSKDKLLTQYLKTRFTLRGNMRPHEMKF, encoded by the coding sequence ATGTCGGGAAATTGTCAAGCAACTTTGGGTTTTCTTCCGATTGCTTCGCACAGTCGGGCAAAAGTGTGCTTTTGTGTGGATTGTGGAACGGCTGCCgacgtcttcttttttccggcGCCCCTCCGTGCTCTCCCCACGCTCCgtcgcgtgtctcttctgcgctGCATTTCGTTCCCGCACTCGACGCGTGGCTGTGAACACCGAGTGGTGACAGGATCGGATCTCTTGTTCgtcgctgtttccttccGTTTCGCTTTTCCAGTAAAAATGGCTCCGACCGCAGCAGCCCTGGCCAAGAAGCGGCTGAGAACCCGCAAGCCGAAGCGCCAGCTGTACAAGTCGCCAGCAGGTGCGGCGAAGAGAATGGCGAAGCTCCGCTCGTCGATCACGCCCGGCACCGTCTTGATCCTCCTGTCTGGCGGCCACCGCGGGAAACGCGTTGTCTTTTTGAAGCAGCTCGCGCCCTCCGGCTTGCTGCTCGTCACTGGGCCCTTCAAGGTGAACGGCGTTCCCCTGCGCCGGGTCAACCAGCGCTACGTGATCGCGACCACCACGAAGGTCGACATCTCCGGAGTCGACGTCTCTAGCATCAAGGACGAGCAGTTCGGCGCCTccaagaaggagaagttTGCTGAGCGCaagctgaggaagaagcaggatGAGGGAATGTTCGTGCAGCAGAGCGACAGCAAGGCTAAGCAGGCGCTCCCTGCTCAGTTCAAGCAACTCCAAGACTCCGTCGACAAAGCCCTGCTCGCCTCCCTCAGCAAGGACAAGCTCCTCACGCAGTACTTGAAGACTCGCTTCACTCTGCGGGGCAACATGCGTCCCCACGAGATGAAATTCTAA
- a CDS encoding hypothetical protein (encoded by transcript TGME49_313380), translating into MGQKLTVEERRNIKREVYMIYPGLEQQLEMAFTCHDLQHEGKLPYTTLEPIIRHLLMQYGLIEYVTRFSDSEGCLDANQIRAELNEFGVNTGGLCCGSSLTLEDFKSLAVIWLRKILDCHADDQAVWMAKLKAEQEEQAEAYTRAMREFQDTFTQQHALYQQGLQEQQKQINDWNKLLEDAQKTQQTIYEQEVRRMEEARLKEATAAEEAMKEQIDLISQYKEKLEKIAAADTSGKCFVYPAAATPYGACASAGAQEPTRRRRVKKEHPSRACC; encoded by the exons ATGGGGCAGAAGCTTACcgtcgaggagaggaggaacatCAAGCGGGAGGTCTACATGATCTACCCTGGTTTGGAGCAGCAGCTGGAGATGGCCTTCACATGCCACGATCTTCAGCATGAGGGCAAGCTCCCATACACGACGCTGGAGCCTATCATTCGTCACTTGCTCATGCAGTACGGCCTCATCGAATACGTTACGAGGTTTTCGGATTCGGAAG GCTGCCTCGATGCCAACCAGATTCGGGCCGAGTTGAACGAATTCGGTGTTAACACAGGCGGCCTGTGCTGCGGCTCATCGCTCACTCTAGAAGACTTCAAGAGCCTTGCCGTCATCTGGCTGCGGAAGATTCTTGACTGCCACGCAG ATGACCAGGCTGTGTGGATGGCCAAGCTGAAGGCGGAACAGGAAGAGCAGGCGGAAGCCTACACGCGCGCCATGCGTGAATTTCAAGATACATTCACCCAGCAGCATGCCCTGTACCAGCAAGGCTTGCAGgaacagcagaagcagaTCAACGACTGGAACAAG TTGCTTGAGGACGCCCAGAAGACCCAACAGACCATCTATGAACAGGAAGTGCGACGCATGGAGGAGGCTCGACTGAAGGAAGCAACTGCCGCGGAGGAGGCAATGAAGGAACAGATTGACCTCATCAGCCAGTACaaggagaagctggagaagatTGCAGCCGCTGACACGAGTGGCAAGTGCTTTGTGTACCCGGCAGCGGCCACTCCGTACGGAGCATGCGCATCGGCCGGTGCCCAAGAGCCGACGCGCCGGCGACgggtgaagaaggaacacCCAAGTCGAGCGTGCTGCTAA
- a CDS encoding hypothetical protein (encoded by transcript TGME49_313370) has product MSANPCPLPAPSVLFGRHSRFSSALRFDRSSVNGASSLVADGSRSRGAGTQQHVSMHVSLQRKNLRDADIREFVQWLAASLQQQLRQFPPVGRSAPLLPGGVGAGAGPSVSASAPAVSGAKPASGAAKSEPAESEGEWPGAGEAPTGEALSPFLFTCCLDVSENLITAEGLSHLLGFFQAHPGSFRLAKLKLYKNRLGDAGARVLAAFIQPSLLPTTSSSSSLRRSGARAGKPSPSPPPALEELHLSHCDITAKGCLSLLDAVAAVVDDKGRYLYPRYDQVRRCLVPLWLRLEYNHINDPLGLLKQWSANLKDKRPLPSTGAGASASAGGAPLSFACFAEKLPLSSSGGRAASALGTSADGSAYFHCTPARCCRATSTFAPIFHVYMVTHQSSGVAPTPSSPSATASLGASGASGFSETPGTRRQGAGSTAPAALPALIGAHPSSAGLTSRPGDAQTNSGRRRSFGAGGAPASNSANTGGSGGSQQTSRRGSSGGKKQSQSQTRGRARSSSGGTEPRPGVSGAGAGAKGPGDSGEVRAAGEGAARSQRPGAWGLKGGDDATRENAEVGGQEVRAPSSGGTKKEVDAERERRSGEKAGSRDRREPLGAAQTERNGGRVESGAVYGDKKVGAAPATGRLAPSSGVEIDKAEVGRCLPLYIFLDASAVLQMADRRENGLDSSSLFLSFQSLKTLCNEQLIVHRGRSVSSGSGQAARADACFAEAPESDLTLLLVVDAVQQELLGLSRGSFLGSSESLSLGQPGCGGRRGIDALEQLHTLATDFCLVEYVGCVQRPQPGPAAWARPKDPSRTVGGHGAEGGRGLDRGDKGRQASSRRGGSERESESVDFLLEEDDREEGNDFACLTPEEVAAGQRDANLSVHTLRTIDYALLWKAHLEEVSLHADPDRDTADLMFFITANPAVDTFIRQIAPPTVETRAQGGVGGASRAFLPCVLLQEFSLAVERHIETRNYSVKRPGHEDANWRPPPLTAADFRIAGASSLRRGQGRRIGYLPASGSSRVGPEAFFGSPAQGANDTFAGFPSLSDRARERRNSSVGRQGDLVSENAGLRVSPGGKERQAGSQTPRHGGFSSLDASAGLGLLHERDGEAYPTFLPPLIGTGFTNEAFLRESSGSRDQLVSDSVFGSPGSGPAYLPSDPLRPRGNSSLTNPPSLAALLCNSSGTRSGSVSGGALGESGPADPEGPLGPGLGGPRHGLCNKGMTVAELEEMQLKMRRQQAEAEAASLERFVGPGPRGLGRVEDENGRTGRGADASERSPFLLASGSSDDNAGLFGVAPHTLGPHAGSSPEARRGPFDAGEAASSLAAMLPLLQRNSRLGDRPLGEDGDPAEEDFVLRCASSREKLQAHGAGSHSDLQARDAGRVSDGPGLSEVEIKCELIDAIAIVQELSSRVRLLCESSGNQGRSAHGGGPGSTPGDALMKEDLLRRAQDCVTRWRQLLLVANKRQELQEQSEQPQAHAGLGGAGAGPSAGRGERSVSDGSQQGLATEAGVSRPGGGPAVVLPPLQMQPHPRPRGAPPSLPPPRCWVTPGNGDPPSLTPPLHHPWRPQPDLSGPLFSQQSVHAWGSEGSDVRSGGAAGRGPPAGQEDPRGMLGLHPSLQPWRPADRDCGDNRGPDDDGQLPPGPASVPRALLPQRPVQSLQAILPPGVVVGAGPNTQAPTGCPQVQGGSRGL; this is encoded by the exons ATGTCTGCAAATCCCTGTCCGCTTCCGGCTCCGTCGGTCCTTTTTGGACGCCACAGCAGGTTTAGCTCCGCGCTTCGCTTCGACAGGAGCAGCGTGAACGGGGCCTCGAGCCTGGTGGCAGACGGCAGCCGCAGCCGGGGCGCTGGTACTCAGCAACATGTGTCAATGCATGTGAGTCTCCAGCGCAAGAACCTGCGCGACGCCGACATTCGAGAGTTCGTCCAGTGGCTCGCGGCCTCGCTGCAGCAACAGCTACGGCAGTTCCCGCCCGTGGGTCGCAgcgcgccgctgctgccAGGAGGCGTGGGCGCCGGCGCGGGCCCGAGTGTTTCCGCGTCTGCCCCGGCTGTCTCCGGGGCGAAGCCCGCGAGCGGCGCTGCCAAGAGCGAGCCCGCGGAGAGCGAGGGCGAGTGGCCTGGCGCTGGGGAGGCGCCTACCGGGGAGgcgctctctccctttttgtTCACTTGCTGTCTGGACGTGTCTGAGAACCTGATCACTGCCGAAGGCTTGTCTCACCTCCTCGGATTCTTCCAAGCTCACCCTGgttcgtttcgtctcgcgAAACTGAAACTCTACAAGAACCGTCTGGGCGACGCGGGCGCGCGGGTCCTCGCCGCCTTCATACAgccgtcgcttctccccaCCACCTCGAGCTCGTCGTCGCTGCGCAGGAGTGGCGCGCGGGCGGGGAAGCCCTCCCCGTCTCCACCTCCAGCTCTGGAGGAGCTTCATTTGTCTCACTGCGACATCACGGCGAAGGGGTGTCTCAGTCTCCTGGACGCTGTCGCTGCGGTCGTCGACGACAAGGGTCGCTACCTCTATCCGCGCTACGACCAAGTGCGCCGTTGTCTCGTCCCCCTCTGGCTCCGACTCGAGTACAACCACATAAACGACCCGCTCGGCCTACTGAAGCAGTGGTCGGCGAACCTCAAAGACAAGCGACCCCTGCCCTCTACGGGCGCCGGGGCCAGCGCGTCGGCAGGTGgcgcccctctctctttcgcatGTTTCGCTGAAaaacttcctctctcttcttctgggggCCGGGCCGCCAGTGCCCTCGGCACCAGCGCCGATGGCTCTGCGTACTTCCACTGCACGCCCGCGCGCTGCTGTCGCGCGACTTCCACCTTCGCCCCCATCTTTCATGTGTACATGGTGACTCACCAAAGCAGTGGCGTGGCTCCGACGCCCAGCTCCCCCTCAGCTACGGCTTCGCTCGGCGCCTCGGGCGCGAGCGGTTTCTCAGAGACACCTGGGACCCGGAGACAGGGTGCAGGCTCCACCGCCCCCGCCGCACTTCCAGCTCTCATCGGCGCTCACCCGAGTTCGGCGGGCCTCACCTCGAGACCAGGAGATGCTCAGACGAACTCTGGGAGGAGACGGTCCTTCGGCGCCGGCGGGGCCCCTGCCTCGAACAGTGCGAACACCGGAGGCTCGGGGGGATCCCAGCAGACGAGCCGTCGCGGGAGCAGCGGCgggaagaaacagagtcAGTCCCAGACTCGGGGGCGAGCTCGCAGTAGCAGTGGGGGCACGGAACCTAGGCCTGGAGTCTCAGGGGCCGGTGCCGGGGCGAAAGGccccggagacagcggagaggtCAGGGCGGCGGGGGAGGGAGCGGCGCGGTCACAGCGCCCAGGGGCCTGGGGTTTGAAGGGTGGAGACGACGCGACcagagagaacgcggagGTTGGAGGACAAGAGGTGCGAGCGCCGTCGAGTGGCGGGACGAAAAAGGAGGTagacgcagagcgagagcggcgcagcggagagaaggccgGCTCCCGCGATCGCCGAGAACCGCTGGGCGCGGCCCAgaccgagagaaacggagggcGAGTGGAGTCGGGGGCGGTTTATGGGGACAAGAAGGTTGGGGCGGCCCCCGCAACGGGACGCCTCGCCCCGTCGTCTGGAGTCGAGATCGACAAGGCGGAGGTGGGTCGTTGCCTGCCGCTGTACATCTTTCTGGATGCGTCTGCAGTGCTTCAGATGGCAGATCGGAGGGAGAACGGTCTGGATTCGagttccctctttctctccttccagtCACTGAAGACGCTCTGCAACGAGCAACTTATTGTGCACCGCGGACGCAGCGTCTCTTCGGGGTCCGGCCAAGCGGCGCGCGCAGATGCGTGTTTCGCTGAGGCTCCCGAGAGCGACTTGACGCTGCTCCTGGTGGTTGACGCCGTGCAGCAGGAGCTCTTGGGGCTGTCGCGAGGGAGTTTCCTGGGCTCCTCTGAAAGCCTCTCGCTCGGCCAGCCGGGTTGCGGCGGGCGCCGAGGCATTGACGCCTTGGAGCAGCTCCACACCCTCGCGACCGACTTCTGTCTGGTGGAGTATGTGGGTTGCGTGCAGCGACCGCAGCCGGGTCCAGCGGCGTGGGCGAGGCCCAAGGACCCGAGCCGGACTGTCGGCGGACACGGGGCCGAGGGGGGCCGGGGCCTTGACCGCGGAGACAAAGGTCGACAGGCCAGCAGCCGCCGGGGCGGCAGCGAGCGGGAAAGCGAGAGTGTGGATTTCTTGTTGGAGGAAGACGACCGGGAAGAAGGCAACGATTTTGCCTGTCTGACGCCTGAAGAGGTCGCTGCGGGCCAACGCGACGCGAACCTCTCTGTGCACACTCTCAGAACTATTGATTACGCCCTACTCTGGAAAGCTCACCTCGAAgaggtgtctctgcatgcagatccgGACCGCGATACCGCCGATCTCATGTTCTTCATCACTGCAAACCCCGCCGTCGACACCTTCATTCGGCAGATTGCGCCGCCGACTGTGGAGACGCGGGCGCAGGGCGGCGTGGGTGGCGCCTCACGCGCGTTCCTGCCTTGCGTGTTGCTGCAAGAGTTTAGTCTTGCGGTCGAGCGGCACATCGAAACTCGAAACTACTCGGTGAAGCGACCGGGCCACGAAGACGCAAACTGGAGGCCGCCGCCGCTGACTGCGGCGGACTTCCGCATAGCTGGTGCGTCGAGTCTGCGAAGAGGGCAAGGCCGACGCATCGGCTATCTTCCGGCTTCCGGCTCCTCTCGTGTGGGGCCCGAGGCCTTCTTCGGCTCCCCGGCGCAGGGGGCCAATGACACGTTTGCTGGCTTCCCGTCGCTCTCGGATCGTGCacgagagcggagaaacaGCAGTGTCGGAAGACAGGGCGATCTGGTGTCGGAAAACGCTGGACTCCGAGTGTCTCCTggaggcaaagagagacaggcgggGTCTCAGACGCCGCGACACGGCGGCTTCTCGTCGCTCGACGCCTCTGCTGGCCTCGGGCTCCTCCACGAACGAGACGGGGAGGCGTACCCCACGTTTCTTCCGCCGCTCATCGGTACGGGCTTCACCAACGAGGCCTTTCtgcgagagagcagcggcagcagagACCAGCTGGTCTCAGACTCGGTGTTTGGGAGCCCCGGATCGGGGCCCGCCTACCTCCCGAGCGACCCTCTCCGACCGCGAGGCAACTCCTCGCTGACGAACCCTCCGTCGCTGGCGGCGCTGCTCTGCAACAGCAGCGGGACGCGGAGTGGGTCCGTGTCGGGGGGTGCTCTGGGCGAGTCGGGGCCTGCCGACCCGGAGGGCCCTTTGGGGCCGGGCCTCGGAGGCCCTCGCCACGGTCTCTGCAACAAAGGCATGACAGTCGCAGAACTGGAGGAAATGCAGCTCAAGATGCGGCGACAGCAAGCTGAGGCTGAAGCCGCCAGCTTGGAGCGCTTCGTGGGGCCGGGCCCCCGCGGGCTCGGCCGAGTTGAAGACGAGAACGGCCGCACGGGACGGGGCGCCGATGCCAGCGAGAGGTCTCCGTTCTTGCTCGCTTCTGGAAGCTCCGATGACAACGCGGGCCTCTTCGGCGTCGCGCCGCATACGCTGGGCCCGCATGCGGGGTCAAGCCCTGAGGCGAGGCGCGGGCCCTTCGACGCGGGCGAAGCCGCCTCCTCGCTGGCGGCGATGTTGCCCTTGCTTCAACGAAACTCGAGACTGGGAGACAGGCCACTCGGCGAGGACGGAGAcccagcagaagaagacttcGTGCTCAGGTGCgccagcagcagagagaaactccaGGCCCATGGCGCCGGCTCCCACTCAGATCTCCAGGCCAGAGACGCCGGGCGCGTGTCCGACGGTCCGGGCCTCTCGGAAGTCGAAATCAA ATGCGAACTGATCGACGCTATTGCGATCGTGCAGGAGCTGTCGAGTCGCGTGCGTCTCTTGTGTGAGAGTAGCGGGAACCAGGGAAGAAGCGCCCATGGTGGTGGTCCGGGAAGCACGCCCGGCGATGCTCTGATGAAGGAAGATCTGCTGCGTCGCGCTCAGGACTGTGTGACGCGGTGGCGTCAACTCCTCCTCGTCGCGAACAAGCGCCAAGAACTGCAGGAACAGAGTGAGCAGCCccaagcgcatgcaggcttGGGAGGCGCGGGGGCGGGGCCCAGCGCAGGGCGTGGCGAACGGTCGGTGTCGGACGGGAGCCAGCAAGGCTTGGCAACTGAGGCGGGCGTCTCTAGACCTGGAGGTGGACCCGCTGTGGTTCTTCCGCCCCTGCAAATGCAGCCGCACCCCAGGCCCCGTGGCGCACCCCCGTCGCTGCCACCGCCGCGGTGCTGGGTAACTCCCGGCAACGGAGATCCTCCCAGCCTCACTCCGCCTCTTCATCACCCGTGGAGACCTCAGCCGGACCTTTCGGGCCCCCTCTTCAGTCAACAATCTGTACATGCTTGGGGCAGTGAGGGCTCGGACGTACGCAGTGGAGGCGCGGCAGGCCGAGGGCCACCAGCTGGACAGGAAGACCCCCGGGGTATGTTGGGGCTCCATCCCTCGCTTCAGCCGTGGCGCCCGGCTGACAGAGACTGTGGAGACAACCGAGGCCCTGACGACGACGGGCAGCTTCCCCCAGGGCCTGCCTCAGTTCCCCGGGCTCTGCTGCCCCAGCGTCCTGTGCAGAGTCTTCAGGCTATCTTGCCACCTGGAGTCGTCGTCGGTGCAGGCCCCAACACGCAGGCTCCTACGGGCTGTCCCCAGGTTCAGGGGGGTTCCAGGGGTTTGTGA